The following DNA comes from Carassius carassius chromosome 41, fCarCar2.1, whole genome shotgun sequence.
GCCCTACATGATGAAAGTAAAGCGTTCTGCAAAGTGTGTAGGAAAGAGTTTGGTGTCTCTCACGGGGGGGAGGCAGATGTTAGGCTGCATGCTAGCAGCAAATTACACTGTACCAACACCGCGACAGTACAGACCAACACGTTGGTCTCGTCCTTCTTTAAGAAGCAGGATGATTCCATGTATAATAAAATAGCTGCTGCTGAGCTGACCTCCGTGTTCCACTGTGTGGCCCACCAACAATCATACAGATCGCTTGATTGTGCGATGAAGTTAACACCAAAACTGTACTCGGATTCGGGCATAGCTAAACTCGTTAGCTGCGGTCGCACAAaagctgaagcactggtcacaaaCGTCCTGGCACCCCTCGCATCTGACTTCTCCCAATGCCTCGAGTCAAAAGATATGTTCTTTTCCATTTCAACCGATGCCTCTAATAAAGGCAATGTGAAAACATTCCCGATCTCTGTGAGATTCTGGACTCCTGAGCAGGGCATCCAGAACAGAGTTCTTGATTTCTTTGAACAAGCAGCCGAGACCGCAGATGCCGTCACTGACACTTTACTGAATAAATTAAAGGAACACAAACTCAGCATCAATAATATCTCGGCTTACTCGGCTGACAATGCGGCAGTGAATTTCGGCAGAAAACACTCCATTtaccaaaatctaaaaaaaatcaacagcaagATCCTTCCCGCAAACTGCCCAGCTCACATAATACACAATGCAGTAAAACGTGCCAGCAATGCACTGCAAATAGATGTGGAGACTATCGTCATAAAATCATTCaaccatttcagctgttctgcgaAGAGAGTTTCCAccctcaaagaaatgtttgaattTGCTGACATGGAGTACCAAACACTGTTGCGTCACGTCCCGACACGCTGGTTGAGCCTGCACCCTGCAATTGACAGACTTGTCAACACCTGGCCAGCGGTGCGCAGCTACTTCTTGTCACTGGGACAGGAGGAGTGCCCCCGTGTCCTCTGGGATGCGCTCCAGGGTAACGAGCATGGAGAGGAAGATGAATGCAGCGAGCTGGAGGTCACACTCTTCTTCTTGCAAAACACTTTAAAGCTTTTCACTGGTGCTGTGCTGAGTCTTGAGAGTGACAGTCTCACCTCAGTTGAAGTATATACACTTATGAACGGCCTCCGAACCAAACTCCAGCAGCGCAAAAAAGATGCTTTTTTCGGAGCAAAAGTTGACCGCGTCCTCCTCTCCTCCGTTAATCTTAGGGTTGACAGGCTCAAGAGAGAATTCACAAATTTTTATGATATCGCGGAGCAATACCTTGAGAAATGGTTCAACTTCTCAGAATCTGGGCACCTGTTCAACATCCAGTGTTTCAATCTTAAGGAAAAGCAAGAAATCAGCTATAGGGAATTAACGGCCGCTGTATCGGCCCTTCAGATGGATGATGAACTCGACCTGGATGAGCTCTACAACGAGAGCTGTGTTCTGAAAGAGATATTGCCTCATCTGGAAATACACAGTCACCCTGTAGGTGCGCTTTGGGCCCAAGCACTCAGGAGCACGTCTGCGTTCCCACAGTATGCCAAGCTACTGTCTTTCATTTTGAGCATCCCCGTGAGCAATGCTTACTCGGAACGAGTGTTTTCAATAATGAAAGGTGCCTGGACCGATGTGAGAAACAGGTGCTCATTTAACCTGGTCCGCAGCGAAATcaaagtaaaaatgaatttaatgatGACTTGTGCAGAGTTCCATAAATACATCCTGGGAAAGACGGGAGTGCTGGCAGCAGTGAAAAGCTCTGCAAAATATGCTGATGTCGAGCCTCCACAACCTCGGTAGGCTATATAGCTCAAGTGTGAATTAAAGTTATATTGTTTCTATTAATTTATCTAATTCATCTAggctatatgcacaaagacaatacgaccattttgtcccctttttgctTTATAGAGtagatgaagagagcgcaagttgcagCAGCCGTTAGGAAAGTGCAGGCAGAAGTCGCGTGAAGAAGTCAGACCGGTCGAGGGCGAGGCACCGTGTTCAAAATAATACTTCTATAGCCTGCTACGTATTAGGCTATCAATTTATATGCATATGTActtgttaataaaaatatgattggTTCATTAACTTCAGTTTGAAGTATAAAAATAGCCTAACGTTACTTCTATATTATATCAAATTATATGTATgtacttatattaataaaaacatgattGGTTCAGTCACTTtcgtttgaaattcattatctttattacccccccccccccgtcccgAATTACAACCAatctcatctggtcaccctaGAGGCTtctgactgtcccatagactaccaagtaaattacactgacaaggtccagaaaagtatgaaagatagctatcgtcagaatagtccatctcaCATcattggttcaaccgtaacattatgaagcgtagctttttgtatgcaaagaaaacaaaaataatgggccctataatacacccgacgcaatgcgatgcaaggcgcagcgcaagtgtgtttgctagtttcagtccggcgccgttagcattttcccgtccagaatcacttcgtttaattagcaaacCAGCgtccatgggcgtgctggtctaaaacaCACTGCTtgttaaacacagggacgcacagcagcccacaaacatgccaaataaaaaaaattaaaggattgcaatgcataagaatttgtgtaggctaattaaatatatatttatatataattatatatatgtaaatagcaaatccgtcatggtaCGAGCGCAGCTGgttcttaaagggaatggaagctgagactctgattggtttattgcgcTTTATGcccaaaaaaacacccattactcattaaaataatagggacaacctgtttagaccatgcgccccgACGAATATGTTTTCTACGTGTATTAACACTTtgaatttgaaagaaaacaaaaagtattctcgttgcttcgTTATGTTACGGTTTAACCGGTTATGCTTGTGCCACATCTACCCCTACGATCTCTTTTGTTTGTTCCCTGTggatttttatgttattattaaaatacttttttggaCTTTCCAGAGGTGTGCGCTTTATATTCAGCACAAACACATGACAGTTTGTATcatggaaagtaaaaaaaaaaaaaaaaaaaaaaacatagaagaaAAGTTAAGTCATTATTGAAACAGCCTTTATAAAccccacacataaaaaaaaacgtattgctTCAATGGGATGACTGTAGGCTAATATCAGCATGAAACAGCCttagcaatatattttatttctgaaatatgACTTATTTTGAGAGAAACATGATATTCAATGAGACAAATGTAGGGTAtaacttgattttattcattaaGAGTTGACTGGAACATAAAAAAGTGGATGTTTCATGCTTGCAAAAAAGATTTTTGGACTAGCACATGAAGCCTGAAGGTTGATTTTTGAAAAATccagttgttattttttatttcaatcacTATTTGCGGTTGTTGCCCTATAGCTTTTATTACATCAACAGTAACCAGAATCAAATGTCTCCATTAACTATTGGcaagattaataaaaataaaaataaagaaacactttaaaatatctttaaaaacacGAATTATTGAAGtgtttaaaaatgcattgcattgccACTTACCATTTAAAActgtttatgttattattatttctctgtgtttttatttaattagattaaataaataattaatgataAATCAATAAGAgattggtttatatatatatatatatatatatatatatatatatatatatatatatatatatatatatatatatatatataggttatcGGACGCAGCATGATAATTATCATCTCTTTAGAGTCAAATGTTCAGGTCATTTGGCCCATGACTAAACCTTCCTTAATATTGTCTTAAACAATACTCTACCATAATCCAATAGTAGGCTGTCTTTGTCTGTATGGTTTTAGGGGGGCTGCCCCGATGTACACAAGTGGGATGAGTAGCCCATTGGGTGAGTAATGCTGTCCACTGACATATTTTGTCACTGACCACACACATCATATCTACATATAACTTTTAGTGAGGTGAAAAGCACAACGTCTCAAAAACAGTTCCATTGTGTCATGACATTTACTGCCCATCTTTGAGGTCTGACACTAAATTATGTGAAACAATACAGCTGTCTATACAGCTCTGAAGAGCTGAGATGAAAGGTGAGAAtgatcttaatatatatatatatatatatatatatatatatatatatatatatatatatatatatatatatatatatatatatatattaagatctGTTTTCTCCAGAAAAACATCCTCATTCTCACCTTTCATCTCAGCTCTTCAGAGACTCAGACTCTTTTTTTTGGCATGAAACACCCCCATTACACCTACTCCATGGCTTTAGTGTTAAGTTTCTTGTTCCTCAGAAACGCCAGCATCACAAAACCTAACCGGCTTCAGAAGATGCGCTCACTGGAGGTACAACAGTGGCTCCCAGAGTTGTGGTTTGACTACCGGTATTTCCCTGTGTGTTCACccaaaatgtacattatgtaaacacaaaatcACAACATTTACCACAGTTATTTTAGACATATGCACATAGACGACTAGGTTTACATACCTTAGGTCTACTCTAACAAATCTATATGCATATATAGAAAATTATCAACCTTTTTGGACTATTCTGCATATCATTATGTAACAGGGTACTAAGATGTACAGGATACAACTGCATTAGACAGTCACATTTTAtgttatacatattttatgtatcacTTTAGATATAAAAAGTGATAACACCCTTTGAGTATGTGATGGTAATGTAAGGTCTGGGAGTATGAAGATCAACTAACTGTAAGTGAACCTGGGTGAGGGTGAGGTGTCAGGTGAAACCCCCGTTTAGCCCACACACAACTCTGCTAACACAATCTTATAATGTGGCATGTCTATCAGTTCTATTGTGCAGGAGTTGCTCTAATTAAGTTATTTTGTCTGAGGTGTGGTTTTGTCTTGGTTATAAactatacatttgtatttgtttaacttacgtaaacatgtaaatattaaaataccataaacaagacaaataaacaaacaaaggggTTAAAGACCTTTATAACTTGTAGTCAAATCATATTTGAAAAGTAAgtatctttcatttaaaaaagggGAGGAATAGGCAAGGTGTTTCATGTAAAAAGTAATTGCAAATTGATGACATAATCCAATGATGTATTGGTTTGTCTGAACATTCTCAATGACACACACATCCATTTGACTTTCAACTATGATCATCTGTGGTCATTTTAATTAGATTATCAGGGGTGTGAGATATAGAATTGTTTGATTGTGGATGAATAAAATGACTCCATGATCTGTTTATAAACgagtgttttcttaaaaaaaaaagataaaaaaagatttgtttccCCTGTTTGTTTATAATTTAAGGAATATCCTGTTTAATGATGTACTGAAGAGTATACTAATTTGAGTGTTGAGGAAATACATTTTCTTTGCACCAAAATTACAATATGTTTATCTTTAGCAAGCGTTTAGCTAAACTTAACCAGCCACCCTTTACACAAACCTTGTTCCATTAGCTAAAAGTCCAATACAGATACTAAACGTTCattaatcatttataaatatttacaaatgatgAATACTTTAAATTTTAGATTGAGCACTGCAAAATCAtgaacaaatgattaataaatgattagttAAGATGAGTGAATAGGATAAATTCATGTCTTTCGGGGACACTTTTTGACATCAAGATGACTGCTAATAAAGTTGTTAATAGTAAACGTTTattaacatttacaaatgatgGGGAGTTTCTACTTTAGATTGGGTACTGCAAACAAACAAAGACCAACAAATGAAGATCATTTGAACTAAAAGTTTACTgacatttttttaagcatttcaaattacattaaataatggtATGTTAATCATTAGGTAGTTTAGTAAGttcattagtaaacattaacaagaaCATTATCTCATATTTTTAGCTATGTGAATATGgtagtttttcatttttgtgtcatgtgtcaaaagtgtgtttgtgtaaatattAATGTTGAACTGTATTTAGTATTTAAGTAATTATTCTGTTTAATTTGGCAGTATATATACTTTGTAGAAAATTCTGGCTTCACACCTGCCAGATTCAAGGTTCAGATTATTTTCCGACCTCTAGTGGTTGGTCAGGAGCAGAGTGTGAAGAAGATTTATTTCAGTTCACGTCAGTGTACactcaaaacattatttttgtagaCTTTTATATTTTAGTCATTCTTTTGCAGATTTCACAGCAAGGTCATGAATCACCAAAACATGCATTACCAAAAATGGACAAAGGTCTACACAACTTGCCTAGAACTGGATCTGCCAGACTGTTGCAATGTAAGTAAATCATAATCCTGAATACCAAGAACAGGCAACAGGTCATTTTTCACAGGCTGAGTGCATTTTATGGTTGACATTTCCTTCTTGTTAATGCTATTGTTTTGGGGCAGAAGGAAGTTTTCTATTATCAGATTCAGTGTGTGGACTTTTACAGACAATGGAACGTATTATTACTTAGTTGCCTCTTTCttgatataacaaaatatatattgctgctggaaaatacaatatatatatatatatatataagtgtctTATTTTTAGTGCACGTTTACGTGCaacagtgttcatttatttttattggtatatttttaatattttgaaaaagcctttgttttaaatttacatttatcaagtttgttttagtatttgcatgtttttttatttcatatatatattttttcatatatatatatatatgtttctaaattttttttttttgctatcatACTAAATAGCTAACTCggttcatttaaattttatatttttttatttttaatatggttTAAATGCTACTGTTTTTGACAGTGTTGATAACGTTTATAACATGtactgtaatatttatttatttattattgttattaatttttatttatttagtttcccTAACCGAATTTTGTATCTATGGGACTTTTTCATACTGTCAGTTTAAGTGTTTGCGATGAAGTATTGCCAgatatttctattaaaataaacaaaaaacaaataaacaaaacaaaaagaaaaaaacttaaaaaaaagtaggCCTACATTATTTAGCAAAAAAGATAACATAAAGATATCCCTGACCCTAAACTTTCCACTTTATTAACTCTCTAAAAGTCCAAAAAGGCTTAAAATAGCTGGATCTGCGCCCGCACCCTCACAGCTCTCTCCCTCGTTCACTCCGCCAGCCTCTCGCAGCGAAACTTTTTATACCccggacgctaaacattcttgCAAACTGTCTAAACTGAATTATACATGTCTTGCAGACATTCATATCAGGAGTTTAACAGCAAATTAGTCGGTCAGAGAACAATTTACCTAAAAGCTGGCTATGGACATGCACGGACTgcgttttcactttttttttcttctcttggcACAGGATTGCTGATGTCTTTTCATGGGCATAGTTGTCCATCAATTATAATTTGCATTCAGTCggaaacatgaggtgcgagcggctGCGAGGATGTTGCCCTACTCAAACTGCATACTCTGCGAATATGTAGCTGGGTTATTTTACTGCAAAAATGTAATGACTACGCAGATTGAGCAACAATCTTTACTAGATTCTTGGGAATGTTTTCAACATGATGTGACTTTATGTATCATTAAATTGCTTTATAAGCAGTATCAGTTTGTAAAGGTTATGTACAAGTACAAAACTGCACGTACATGCCACAGGTTTCAGCACCATGGATAGAGGATCGATGTAAATATTCATGTTATCTTGGATCTTTCTGATacatcattttgtcatttttctgCATTATTTTATGTGGATTATGGCAACATATCCctattacatttcaaattattGTGATTAATTACACTCTAGAACATTCTTCTTTGCTTTTTTTGTGCTCATATCATTTATTGAAACATTGTCATTATCTTTAGTGTACAGGTGAAACAGGAAAACAGTTTGAAGTCACAGACTTCAGCATGAAGTCACTGACTGACCCAAATTCCAAAACCTTAAACAAAATGACCACCAACAGGGAATTAAATTAGGCAAATACATTGTCAGACTGGTGCTTTAGTTGGAAGCAATAGTCGTGTTGATCCAGGAGCGCAGTTGGGAGATGCGGGCGTAGACTGCAGGTAAAAAGGTGTCACAAGTTGTTCTTCCCCAGGACACAACGCCCACCAGAGACCAGACCCCTGAACGCTCACACACCAGAGGACCACCAGAATCACCCtgagaaaaaacacacatttgattTGAGCAGCAGCAACACTGAGATGTTAATGTGTTTCTTCTTGATCTGTCTTCATATACCTGGCAAGATGAGGAACCAGAGGCTCCAGCACAGATCATGGTATCAGTGATTCTGCTTTGACCCCAGATCTGCTTGCACACAGCAGGACTTATGATGGGTACACCTGTCTGCTGTAGGATCAGTGGGCTcgctaaaaaagaagaaaatatgaCATATTGTCTTGCACAGTTAACAGATGTGTTGTTATTCTCtcagtatatttttgttttacagatgACTTACTTGTGGTAGCAGTTCTACCCCAGCCAGTGGTGAAGCAGCGGGTTCCAGGCAGGATGCTGAGGGTTGATGGAGCCAGACATACAGGAGAGATACGGGGAGTCAGTGTGACTGGAGACGACAGTTTCAGCAGAGCAATGTCATTGTTGAAGGTCGCCCTGCTGTAGAGTGGATGGGTGATGACCTGAACATACAGAAAAGAGGGATGAACAGTTAGTAGTGATAGCTGACTTACTAGAAGGTAAACAAagattaaacaaaacaaagcattttCTAATACCCTGTGTATTTAGAATGTGGTTTGGATGTTTTCTTCCCTGtacttaattttgtatttgtaaaaaatgtgtatgtttattttggtGGGTTTTAGGAATACAGTAGTCTACATTATAGAACTCAAAACTTTGATTAGAAAGCGACACGTTCACTGATTTTGTTTTACCACTGTGCACACTTTTCGACTTTTGTAATTCCGGAATATTGTGGTCACCAATCTAAAAACACCAGTTATACCTTTTAAATGATGGCCATTCAATCACGATGAGAAATATGTGAGTTCAATAAAAACAAAGTCCAAAAATAAATTTGCATCCTTTTAGATCACACCTTTGCAGAAATTACAGGAAATACTAATACTACTacaaacatatttataatatatgttaTGTTTTTGTAGTTGTAATGATGACTTGgttattaatgtgttttaaaaaaaaacagtaataagacaataattaaaaattacttCTATCTATATTCTGTATTGTAATTGACTAAAAGCAATGTCAATTGGTCTCTTTTTTCAATTTTCTATTTCAATGTTTCTAATCCACTGAGATCATAAAACATTATTACCTTGGAAACTAATTTGACCTGGATGGGTTCAACATTGGAGCCACGATCATGTTCTCCAAGAATGACACGGTGAAAGCTGACCCTAAAAAGTGAAAGATAAAGACAAAACTAATTG
Coding sequences within:
- the LOC132123019 gene encoding chymotrypsin-like protease CTRL-1; the encoded protein is MTFTIFSITCFALVASALGCGVPAIKPQTIGSRIVNGQNAISGSWPWQVSLQLPSGVHFCGGSLINQNWVLTAAHCAVVVSFHRVILGEHDRGSNVEPIQVKLVSKVITHPLYSRATFNNDIALLKLSSPVTLTPRISPVCLAPSTLSILPGTRCFTTGWGRTATTTSPLILQQTGVPIISPAVCKQIWGQSRITDTMICAGASGSSSCQGDSGGPLVCERSGVWSLVGVVSWGRTTCDTFLPAVYARISQLRSWINTTIASN